From a region of the Candidatus Rhabdochlamydia sp. T3358 genome:
- a CDS encoding Glu/Leu/Phe/Val dehydrogenase dimerization domain-containing protein, with protein sequence MSTQVMKKQEVKKTELVLEILPIQGYEKVIKVTHLKAKLQAIIAIHSTVLGKTLGGTRIYPYSSFEHALTDVLRLAKGMSYKSAIAGIEFGGGKAVIIANPKIDKTEELLLAYAEAVDSLNGKFITGEDLGSEEKDFAIMSKKTKYLVGLSHEKSSGSPSRFTAWGVYCGIQAVLQKLYGCSCVKDRKIAIQGAGNVGELLIDFLFWQGADVTITDINMDTMKIVTKKYGVKTVSPEEIYHQKCDVFSPCGLGGILNRYTIPILRCKAVAGSANNQLLTDEDGEALRQRKILYAPDFVINSGGLISISQELATEHYHPKIPRDKSLNIYQSLLTIFEEADKNNLATHQVAVSLAQCRMTAGIDM encoded by the coding sequence ATGAGTACTCAAGTCATGAAAAAACAAGAAGTAAAAAAAACGGAGTTGGTTTTAGAAATTCTCCCTATTCAAGGTTACGAGAAGGTTATCAAGGTAACTCATCTAAAAGCAAAACTACAGGCAATTATTGCTATACATAGTACAGTTTTAGGAAAAACTCTTGGAGGAACGCGTATTTATCCCTATTCTTCTTTTGAGCACGCCTTAACAGATGTTTTAAGACTTGCAAAGGGGATGAGTTACAAATCAGCAATTGCGGGTATAGAATTTGGTGGTGGAAAAGCCGTTATTATAGCCAATCCAAAGATTGATAAAACAGAAGAGCTTTTATTGGCTTATGCTGAAGCTGTCGATTCATTGAATGGAAAATTCATTACAGGAGAAGATTTAGGTAGTGAGGAAAAAGATTTTGCCATTATGAGCAAAAAGACTAAATATCTTGTGGGTCTCTCTCATGAAAAAAGCAGTGGCAGTCCATCTAGATTTACAGCATGGGGAGTATATTGTGGAATACAGGCTGTATTACAAAAACTCTATGGATGTAGTTGTGTAAAAGATAGAAAGATTGCTATTCAAGGCGCAGGTAATGTGGGTGAACTTTTAATAGACTTTCTCTTTTGGCAAGGAGCTGATGTTACCATTACTGATATCAATATGGATACCATGAAAATAGTTACAAAAAAGTATGGCGTCAAAACCGTTTCTCCTGAGGAAATTTATCATCAAAAATGCGATGTTTTTTCTCCTTGTGGCCTTGGAGGGATCCTCAACAGATATACCATTCCGATACTTCGGTGTAAGGCCGTTGCTGGATCTGCTAATAACCAGCTTTTAACGGATGAAGATGGAGAAGCTCTAAGGCAAAGAAAAATTCTTTATGCACCTGATTTTGTGATTAATTCAGGCGGACTTATAAGTATTTCTCAAGAGTTAGCAACAGAGCACTATCATCCTAAAATTCCTCGCGATAAATCTCTTAATATCTATCAAAGTCTTTTGACCATTTTTGAAGAAGCCGATAAAAATAATCTAGCCACTCATCAAGTAGCTGTATCTCTTGCTCAATGCCGTATGACTGCTGGCATTGATATGTAA
- a CDS encoding radical SAM protein has translation MSAVTTSDQLPLYKINQEVSPADLFKTPTLQYVCLKINDICNAKCSFCDIWQKQIDHHPDINWLHIIDDLIDLGAKEINIHGGEAFLSKTFFPMLEYGGHRTAFSIITNGILLTRFYERLFKANIRRIYISIDHYDPLLNAKSRGIPKLEKELFPVIEKIKKEQPHVQLIVNHVVSSYNIDTIDLLIIKMMELGFDAINLIPIKDTPNLYVSKSQIATFYMKIDKILEEGLISSKCFLNGLYKLYGTESNWDLATKGIYNMQQKKACIIPAAVMFINGPDGNVFPCDTTMYRKNKEQYIMGNVLKNTVKEVWLGETFQEFRKKMFPKITCSCIQGCDPANAIY, from the coding sequence ATGTCTGCCGTAACAACCTCGGACCAACTTCCATTATATAAAATCAATCAGGAGGTTTCTCCTGCAGATTTATTTAAAACCCCCACCTTGCAATATGTATGTCTTAAAATCAACGATATCTGTAATGCCAAATGTTCCTTTTGTGATATTTGGCAAAAACAGATAGATCATCATCCTGATATTAATTGGTTGCATATTATCGATGATTTAATCGATTTAGGAGCAAAAGAAATTAATATTCATGGAGGAGAAGCATTTTTATCCAAAACTTTCTTCCCTATGCTTGAGTATGGAGGTCATCGAACTGCTTTTTCTATTATTACCAATGGCATTCTTTTAACGCGATTTTATGAAAGATTATTTAAAGCAAACATTCGAAGAATCTACATTTCAATCGATCATTACGATCCGCTGTTAAACGCTAAAAGCAGAGGTATTCCAAAATTAGAAAAAGAACTTTTTCCAGTAATTGAAAAAATCAAGAAAGAGCAGCCTCATGTGCAACTCATTGTCAATCATGTTGTGTCTTCCTATAACATCGATACAATTGACTTGCTAATCATTAAAATGATGGAATTGGGTTTTGATGCAATTAATCTAATTCCTATTAAAGACACTCCAAATCTCTATGTTTCTAAATCACAAATAGCAACCTTTTATATGAAGATCGATAAGATCTTGGAGGAAGGGTTAATTAGTTCAAAATGTTTTCTAAATGGCCTGTATAAGCTTTATGGCACAGAATCTAACTGGGATTTAGCAACTAAAGGAATTTATAACATGCAACAGAAAAAAGCGTGTATTATACCTGCAGCAGTAATGTTTATTAACGGACCAGACGGCAATGTTTTTCCTTGCGATACAACTATGTACAGAAAAAACAAAGAGCAATATATCATGGGCAACGTTTTAAAAAACACGGTCAAAGAAGTATGGCTTGGAGAAACGTTTCAAGAGTTTCGAAAAAAAATGTTTCCCAAGATTACCTGTAGTTGCATCCAAGGATGCGATCCAGCAAATGCCATTTATTAA
- a CDS encoding GNAT family N-acetyltransferase translates to MTSGIGTFHPLQRSASAMSVVLNPLSVQLDTPEWTLFLDMNFTYMSESWPNRIKDKVEYEKTLRDRYLQGGRGLFLYYIQKQPIGLSNVYIIQESQIKTLNIAEFYVEPSYRKKGLASKMKDHLIQWGQEQSAIELKIEVDKDLETANAFWSKFGFKLDDSGSRNVYSTNI, encoded by the coding sequence ATGACTTCTGGAATTGGAACTTTTCATCCCTTACAAAGAAGTGCATCTGCTATGTCTGTAGTATTAAATCCTCTATCTGTTCAACTAGACACTCCTGAATGGACTCTTTTTTTAGATATGAATTTTACATATATGTCTGAGAGTTGGCCTAATCGAATAAAAGATAAAGTGGAGTACGAAAAAACTCTACGGGATCGTTATTTACAAGGCGGTAGAGGATTATTTCTTTATTATATTCAAAAACAGCCAATTGGGCTTTCTAATGTTTATATTATACAAGAAAGTCAAATTAAGACACTGAATATAGCGGAGTTTTATGTAGAGCCCTCCTACCGTAAAAAGGGATTAGCTTCAAAAATGAAAGATCATCTAATTCAATGGGGACAAGAGCAGTCTGCGATCGAATTAAAAATTGAAGTAGATAAGGATCTAGAAACCGCTAATGCTTTTTGGTCTAAATTCGGCTTTAAACTAGATGATAGTGGTTCTCGAAATGTTTATTCCACGAATATTTAA
- a CDS encoding GNAT family N-acetyltransferase, whose protein sequence is MIELEESLYQINEMILRKAFALNGTSPFQSPKALQARLMSLPHQDFACFLFHSHEQLIFSSFERMDDQLWRCFFLGDAFLINGSVDDLLLKECLQIILRRLGATSLYFPYIDQRTRSFSFFSQLENGLCLQRLPSPYILWEKNSQLFIDRIQKNSKRRAQRFWNKFENRLQLQELSGKKAIRALDEIEQKSWKHASQQSMHFREKQFAFYSDWLRREGLFLHVAEENGNPVAYRLDAKLHHTVYALKYSYDDQYKQFSPGYYLLTQGLYSRWKNAPIKNIDLWGSPDTLKNSIKTGEYQRHDFLWPASPMGQKLLDERLTHDKNLSNHLNNNVGLKTIYKIHD, encoded by the coding sequence GTGATTGAGTTAGAAGAAAGCTTATATCAGATTAATGAGATGATCTTAAGAAAAGCATTTGCTTTAAATGGCACGAGTCCTTTTCAGTCTCCTAAAGCTCTTCAAGCGCGTCTTATGTCTTTACCGCATCAGGATTTTGCCTGCTTCTTATTTCACTCGCATGAGCAGCTGATCTTTTCATCTTTTGAACGAATGGATGATCAATTATGGCGCTGTTTTTTTTTAGGTGATGCTTTTTTAATCAATGGTTCTGTTGATGACCTTTTATTGAAGGAATGCTTGCAAATCATCTTAAGAAGATTAGGGGCAACCAGTCTTTATTTTCCTTATATCGATCAGAGAACACGTTCCTTTTCTTTTTTTAGTCAATTAGAAAACGGTCTTTGCCTCCAGCGGTTACCTTCACCATACATTCTATGGGAAAAGAATAGTCAACTTTTTATCGATCGCATTCAAAAAAATTCCAAAAGAAGAGCACAGCGTTTTTGGAATAAGTTTGAAAACCGTTTACAATTACAAGAACTATCAGGAAAAAAAGCTATCCGAGCTTTAGATGAAATTGAACAAAAATCTTGGAAACATGCTTCACAGCAATCCATGCATTTTAGGGAAAAGCAGTTTGCTTTTTATTCTGACTGGTTAAGAAGAGAAGGATTATTTTTGCATGTAGCTGAAGAAAATGGAAACCCCGTAGCTTATCGATTAGATGCAAAGTTACATCATACCGTATACGCGTTAAAATATTCCTATGATGACCAATACAAGCAGTTTTCCCCTGGATATTATTTATTGACCCAAGGATTGTATTCAAGGTGGAAGAATGCTCCGATAAAAAACATCGACTTGTGGGGAAGTCCGGATACATTAAAAAATAGCATTAAAACAGGAGAATATCAACGTCATGATTTTTTATGGCCAGCAAGCCCTATGGGGCAAAAGCTGCTTGACGAGCGATTAACTCATGATAAAAATCTAAGCAACCATTTAAATAATAATGTAGGGTTAAAAACAATATACAAAATCCATGACTGA
- a CDS encoding histidine phosphatase family protein, which translates to MKILSYFLGWFLMSSTINALSNEIAASSINHPSPFILILRGPPASGKTSVSLVLRDKLAPAARIDIDVLRYLVTPRDFSIELLRAIKLNAARVAASFAEQGISSIIESAFVSKEIIDEMCSIIHSYGFTPIIFTLVIDEETVLKQNLQRELYYQTDQTRLHQLYQNYYWDIGQKIYVKNKEIEEVAADISMHLKAISQITNPAQPNEEGDQFVLFLRHGQALNHPHIFLSDQEKKLSSLGEYQAMSIASTINLFNPDSVFCSPYLRTVMTAQLACKGKEVHLRQDLAERSFPMLYGKTRGEISLEFSSELADQLDLCSDQIKISGSETLSDAQQRVVQEMQSILTCKGKKKLIVSHGGPHSWLCCHYLGLDISCARNFFLSEGHISLFQFDCNGVFKRIVCMNAMKFPPLEKLTKRRSSTRE; encoded by the coding sequence ATGAAAATCCTTTCATATTTCTTAGGATGGTTTTTAATGAGCTCTACAATCAATGCGTTATCTAATGAGATCGCTGCTTCTTCTATAAATCACCCTTCCCCATTCATACTTATTCTTCGAGGTCCTCCTGCAAGTGGAAAAACATCTGTTTCTTTGGTACTTCGAGATAAATTAGCGCCAGCTGCTCGCATTGATATCGATGTATTAAGATATCTGGTTACTCCACGCGATTTTTCTATTGAATTATTAAGAGCTATTAAGCTTAATGCAGCAAGAGTTGCTGCTTCTTTTGCAGAGCAGGGTATTTCTAGCATTATAGAAAGTGCATTTGTATCGAAAGAAATAATAGATGAAATGTGTTCTATTATCCATTCTTATGGGTTTACTCCTATTATTTTTACTCTTGTTATAGATGAAGAAACAGTACTTAAACAAAACCTACAAAGAGAACTTTATTACCAAACAGATCAAACACGATTGCATCAACTCTATCAGAACTATTATTGGGATATCGGACAAAAAATCTATGTAAAAAATAAAGAAATAGAAGAAGTAGCGGCTGATATCTCTATGCATTTGAAGGCTATTTCGCAAATAACAAATCCTGCACAACCAAATGAAGAAGGCGATCAATTTGTCCTATTTTTAAGACATGGCCAAGCGCTAAATCACCCCCATATTTTTTTATCCGATCAAGAAAAGAAACTTTCTTCTCTGGGAGAGTACCAGGCCATGAGCATCGCTTCCACTATAAATCTATTTAATCCTGATAGTGTTTTCTGCTCTCCTTACCTCCGTACTGTGATGACAGCTCAGCTAGCTTGTAAAGGTAAAGAGGTTCATTTGAGGCAAGATTTAGCTGAGAGATCTTTTCCTATGCTTTACGGCAAGACTCGTGGAGAAATTTCTTTAGAGTTCTCCTCTGAACTAGCAGATCAATTAGACCTCTGCTCAGATCAGATTAAAATTTCAGGAAGCGAGACTTTGTCGGATGCACAGCAAAGAGTCGTACAAGAAATGCAATCTATTCTAACTTGTAAAGGTAAAAAAAAATTAATAGTTTCACACGGAGGGCCTCATAGCTGGCTTTGTTGTCATTATTTAGGTTTAGATATCTCTTGCGCTCGTAACTTCTTTTTGAGTGAAGGGCATATCTCTTTGTTTCAGTTTGATTGCAATGGGGTTTTTAAAAGGATTGTCTGCATGAATGCTATGAAGTTTCCTCCTCTTGAAAAATTAACAAAGCGCAGATCTTCTACGAGGGAATAG